A genome region from Tenebrio molitor chromosome 4, icTenMoli1.1, whole genome shotgun sequence includes the following:
- the LOC138128948 gene encoding methyl-CpG-binding domain protein 4-like, giving the protein MGKSIKLSRYFDENVQLVSGVCHKCYQNHNDVIITGVNSAFLRQAAKNKKPRWVAPRSPHDLVEESILDNPWGILVATIFLNKTKAFKAKPLLDKFLEDHSDPRSVLAKRPEDLDPYFAELGLKKRALQMWRMSHDYVHKPWRSVRELFGIGRYGEDAFRIFCLGDFSVEPQDRVLKIYHAWYLLQEQDNSRSKAEIPTTQAPSLD; this is encoded by the coding sequence ATGGGCAAATCGATCAAATTGAGCCGATATTTCGACGAAAACGTCCAACTGGTCTCGGGCGTGTGCCACAAATGCTACCAAAACCACAACGACGTCATCATAACCGGAGTAAACAGCGCCTTCTTGCGGCAGGCCGCCAAAAACAAAAAGCCAAGGTGGGTAGCCCCGCGCTCCCCTCACGACCTGGTGGAAGAATCGATCCTCGACAACCCCTGGGGCATCCTCGTCGCGACAATCTTCCTCAACAAAACGAAAGCCTTCAAAGCGAAACCTCTGCTCGACAAGTTCCTCGAGGACCACTCCGACCCCCGGAGCGTCCTGGCGAAGCGCCCCGAGGACCTGGACCCCTACTTCGCCGAGCTAGGCCTGAAGAAGCGCGCCCTCCAGATGTGGCGCATGAGCCACGACTACGTCCACAAGCCCTGGCGCAGCGTGCGGGAGCTGTTCGGCATCGGTCGCTACGGCGAAGACGCCTTCCGCATCTTCTGCCTGGGGGACTTCAGCGTCGAGCCCCAAGACCGCGTCCTCAAGATCTACCACGCCTGGTACCTGCTGCAGGAGCAGGACAACTCCCGATCGAAGGCCGAG